The Corylus avellana chromosome ca8, CavTom2PMs-1.0 genome has a segment encoding these proteins:
- the LOC132189359 gene encoding auxilin-like protein 1 isoform X1, giving the protein MEYQVSSATLSKKLSNGHSLRSKSVYDGVLSAPSSKLRAPSFSSRVQDYGEIFGGPEASRASTIPFLDVPALNGRSISVDVRSSKLDYSTVFGGFGGLDFAVSYEELVSEPKKRKGFSEKARRGPGERATPLEGADPSDCQEKNQMCSNEATYESFDGAKKFSMSYNKINQGGKNGTNGTTHIAQLHAVPGYTRLIDEITPSHMTGSNKPVSSAVNDAYLTKKSSEGVTEGVRSTKAVKDLSAGGASKKKSKGGVALQNKSDYCGSDSIDMLFGAYEYGHGHSKKVSPSSSPLPNSCNTKGDSESSMASKFGVSGIDNEGAGCASSPPYFDEEVDANSFAAASVAALKKAIEEAQASMKIVKESMARKKEGLQNCGKLSSNHGLKDKQRKEGKVTDKVNRSKAKNNSEIYEKEDAPLQVSAGTREQNGMRAGHPTPDFRVGEKTFGNKAALREACERELKSTQADHRQEAAKVWDAGNKANRSKGKKDLEICESEDDPVQVSAGTREQSGMRAGHLTPDFEVREKSFGTQAALGETCERVLRSTQADHMQEAAKVRDAVDKANRSNEKKDLEICEREDDPMQVSAGTREQNGMTAGHLTPDFGVREKPFGTKAALGETCESVLRSTQADHKQEAGKVRDVVEQIFGLVKRGIQKVRMSEFEQADNIKKEGFENTEEFRERTNTIKEAHKQDDIKRKINAVKGAVESEEHEGELKSAQQVHDQEENEKRLRVAREQEDSEKKVKAIHEQEIYEEKLTDFQDPINYEGNIETQGFEENEDMKGQMEAQEWVENEKKVKETCEEEEQEDAHYGEETEKRLDKVHEHPRIEMRFNDFHDEEENGKSLKENGELEGNEKPQEAGENETLLKGSAYQSEEKDKRQKETYESIETERTQIEIDQSAEDEKKFEVVQEALNYKNNLEIADDQCKQDESENPNKNQEASRHIENDEDVELILEVAAHEKNGSTIEVNQDSIKQEESGKELQPVKDEKTVKVAEEALYHENNLNAADDICKQDIRENLSENQEACIHIENDEYVEFIFEVAAHEENGSIIEVKNGSTIELNKAPIEQEENGIIELETVKDEKTVKVVEEALYNENNIETIDDGCKQDESENLSESQESSRHVENDKYAEATLEVSSHEENRSTMKVNTASFEHKENGHESEAVKKANDMEDKEILETVGFPQDTFRLTEMKCQMADTIETTAFDLDGVDSVESEMSFGQKQNEQHAEEHKEVCNLGRNIEELDSELGKIYENIKEVEVAADQEEDQKDSMSFHEERWVDGGNKVKAAQLPSMFEGEGESVETAEEIKITRTTENYEQNHQSNMTMEEKESNDTLQKEVELEKQQYKKIDEVKKREREREREKMVVERAIREARERAFAEARERAERAAAERASVEARRRVMAEAREKLGKTSAEANEKSPAEKSAMEAKLKAERAAVERATAEARERALERAISEKFSGASRDDGRRQSFSTHDPQQKGSCPPSNSTYPNSSSSGGMSCAPHSTEKFDGANGESAERSKAGSERHQRIVERAAKALAEKNMRDFLAQKEQADRNRLAEALDADVKRWSSGKEGNLRALLSTLQYILGPDSGWQPVPLTDIITTSAVKKAYRKATLFVHPDKLQQRGASIQQKYTCEKVFDLLKEAWNRFNAEER; this is encoded by the exons ATGGAGTACCAAGTTTCCTCTGCTACTCTCTCCAAGAAACTCTCCAACGGCCATAGCTTGAGGTCAAAATCAGTGTACGACGGCGTTTTATCTGCTCCGTCGTCGAAGTTGAGGGCTCCGAGCTTTTCGTCTCGGGTTCAAGACTACGGCGAGATATTCGGTGGCCCCGAAGCTTCGCGAGCCTCTACGATTCCTTTTCTCGACGTTCCGGCGTTGAATGGACGAAGCATTTCGGTCGACGTTCGGAGCTCCAAGCTCGATTACTCAACGGTTTTCGGTGGCTTTGGAGGATTAGATTTTGCGGTATCTTACGAGGAACTCGTCTCTGAgccaaagaaaaggaaaggttTTTCGGAGAAAGCGCG TAGGGGTCCAGGCGAAAGAGCAACCCCTTTGGAAGGAGCAGATCCTTCTGATTGTCAAGAAAAGAATCAGATGTGTTCAAATGAAGCAACTTATGAGTCATTTGATGGTGCGAAGAAGTTCAGCATGTCatacaataaaatcaatcaAGGAGGTAAAAATGGAACCAATGGGACAACCCACATAGCTCAGCTTCATGCTGTTCCTGGTTATACGCGTTTAATTGATGAAATCACTCCATCGCACATGACCGGCAGCAATAAACCAGTATCTTCTGCAGTAAATGATGCTTATCTTACCAAAAAGTCCAGTGAAGGGGTAACTGAAGGCGTGCGCTCCACAAAAGCTGTGAAAGATCTTTCTGCTGGTGGTGCTAGCAAAAAGAAGTCTAAAGGTGGTGTTGCACTTCAAAATAAATCTGATTACTGTGGGTCCGATTCAATTGATATGTTATTTGGTGCATATGAATATGGCCATGGACATTCTAAGAAAGTCTCGCCATCTTCAAGCCCACTGCCCAACTCATGTAATACCAAGGGTGATTCTGAGAGTTCAATGGCCTCTAAGTTTGGTGTTTCTGGAATTGATAATGAAGGTGCTGGATGTGCTTCTTCACCACCATACTTTGATGAGGAAGTAGATGCAAATTCATTTGCTGCTGCCTCTGTGGCTGCTTTGAAAAAGGCAATAGAGGAGGCTCAAGCAAGTATGAAAATTGTAAAAGAATCAATGGCCAGAAAGAAGGAAGGCCTTCAAAATTGTGGGAAGTTGAGCTCTAATCATGGCCTGAAAGATAAACAGAGAAAGGAGGGTAAAGTAACAGACAAGGTAAACAGATCCAAAGCGAAAAATAATTCGGAGATATATGAAAAAGAGGATGCTCCACTGCAAGTTTCTGCTGGTACAAGAGAGCAGAATGGGATGAGAGCAGGCCACCCAACTCCAGACTTCAGAGTCGGGGAGAAAACTTTTGGCAATAAAGCTGCTTTACGAGAAGCTTGTGAGAGGGAATTGAAATCAACTCAAGCAGATCATAGGCAGGAAGCAGCAAAAGTGTGGGATGCAGGGAACAAAGCAAACAGATCCAAAGGGAAGAAGGATTTAGAGATATGTGAAAGTGAGGATGATCCAGTGCAAGTTTCTGCTGGTACGAGAGAGCAGAGTGGGATGAGAGCAGGCCACCTAACTCCAGACTTTGAAGTCAGGGAGAAATCTTTTGGCACTCAAGCAGCTTTAGGAGAAACTTGTGAGAGGGTATTGAGATCAACTCAAGCAGATCATATGCAGGAAGCGGCAAAAGTGAGGGATGCAGTGGACAAGGCAAACAGATCCAACGAGAAGAAGGATTTAGAGATATGTGAAAGAGAGGATGATCCTATGCAAGTTTCCGCTGGTACGAGAGAGCAGAATGGGATGACAGCAGGCCACCTAACTCCAGACTTTGGAGTCAGGGAGAAACCTTTTGGCACTAAAGCTGCTTTAGGAGAAACTTGTGAGAGTGTATTGAGATCAACTCAAGCAGATCATAAGCAGGAAGCAGGAAAAGTACGGGATGTAGTGGAACAAATCTTTGGACTTGTCAAGAGAGGTAtacaaaaagtaagaatgtcAGAGTTTGAGCAGGCAGACAATATAAAGAAAGAAGGCTTTGAGAATACAGAAGAATTTAGGGAGAGAACAAATACAATTAAAGAGGCTCATAAGCAGGATGACATCAAGAGGAAAATAAATGCAGTTAAAGGGGCAGTTGAAAGTGAAGAACATGAAGGCGAATTAAAATCAGCTCAACAGGTTCATGATcaggaagaaaatgagaagagaTTAAGAGTTGCTCGAGAGCAGGAAGACTCTGAGAAGAAAGTTAAAGCAATCCATGAACAGGAAATATATGAAGAGAAACTAACAGATTTTCAGGACCCAATAAATTATGAGGGAAACATTGAGACCCAAGGGTTTGAGGAAAATGAAGACATGAAGGGGCAGATGGAGGCTCAGGAATGGgtagaaaatgagaagaaagtAAAAGAGACTTGTGAGGAGGAAGAACAAGAGGATGCGCACTATGGGGAAGAAACCGAAAAGAGGTTAGACAAAGTTCATGAGCATCCAAGAATTGAGATGAGATTTAATGACTTCCATGATGAGGAAGAAAATGGGAAGAGTCTTAAAGAGAATGGTGAGTTGGAGGGAAATGAGAAGCCTCAAGAGGCTGGAGAAAATGAGACGTTACTTAAAGGGTCTGCTTATCAGAgtgaagaaaaagataagagaCAAAAGGAGACTTACGAATCGATAGAAACTGAGAGAACACAAATAGAGATTGATCAGAGTgcagaagatgagaagaaattTGAAGTGGTCCAAGAAGCTCTTAATTACAAGAACAATCTTGAGATAGCTGATGATCAATGTAAGCAGGACGAAAGTGAGaacccaaacaaaaatcaagaagcCAGTAGACATATAGAAAATGATGAAGATgtggaattaattttagaggTAGCTGCACATGAAAAGAATGGCAGTACAATTGAAGTAAATCAGGATTCCATTAAACAGGAGGAGAGTGGAAAAGAGTTGCAACCAGTTAAAGATGAAAAGACGGTGAAAGTGGCTGAAGAAGCTCTTTATCATGAGAACAATCTTAATGCTGCTGATGACATATGTAAGCAGGACATAAGGGAGAACCTAAGTGAAAATCAGGAAGCCTGTATACATatagaaaatgatgaatatGTGGAATTTATTTTTGAGGTAGCTGCCCATGAAGAGAATGGGAGCATAATTGAAGTAAAGAATGGGAGTACAATTGAGCTAAATAAAGCTCCTATTGAACAGGAGGAGAATGGAATAATAGAGTTGGAAACAGTTAAAGATGAAAAGACGGTGAAAGTGGTCGAAGAAGCTCTTTATAATGAAAACAATATTGAGACCATTGATGATGGATGTAAGCAGGATGAAAGTGAGAACCTAAGTGAAAGTCAGGAATCCAGTAGACATGTAGAAAACGATAAATATGCAGAAGCAACTCTAGAGGTATCTTCCCATGAAGAGAACAGGAGTACAATGAAAGTAAATACAGCTTCCTTTGAACACAAAGAGAATGGGCACGAATCAGAAGCAGTTAAAAAGGCAAACGACATGGAAGATAAGGAAATACTTGAAACAGTTGGTTTTCCTCAAGATACCTTTAGACTCACTGAGATGAAGTGTCAAATGGCAGATACAATAGAGACTACTGCTTTTGACTTGGATGGGGTAGATTCCGTTGAAAGTGAAATGAGCTTTGGGCAAAAGCAAAATGAACAACATGCAGAAGAACACAAAGAAGTGTGCAATCTAGGAAGGAACATTGAAGAATTGGATTCTGAACTGGGTAAAATCTATGAGAACATCAAGGAAGTTGAAGTTGCTGCAGATCAGGAAGAAGACCAGAAGGACTCCATGTCCTTTCACGAGGAGAGATGGGTTGATGGTGGAAACAAGGTGAAAGCAGCTCAGCTTCCTAGCATGTTTGAAGGGGAAGGTGAAAGTGTGGAAACAGCCGAGGAGATCAAAATAACCCGGACTACAGAAAACTATGAGCAGAATCATCAATCAAACATGACAATGGAAGAGAAGGAAAGCAATGATACTCTGCAAAAGGAAGTGGAGTTGGAAAAGCAAcagtataaaaaaatagatgaagtgaaaaagagggaaagggaaagagaaagagagaagatggttGTTGAAAGAGCCATCCGTGAAGCTCGTGAAAGAGCATTTGCTGAAGCCCGAGAAAGAGCAGAAAGGGCTGCTGCTGAGAGAGCCTCTGTTGAAGCTCGTCGAAGGGTAATGGCAGAGGCTCGAGAAAAGTTGGGGAAGACTTCTGCAGAGGCTAATGAAAAGTCGCCAGCTGAGAAGTCTGCTATGGAAGCCAAACTTAAAGCTGAACGTGCCGCTGTAGAGAGAGCAACAGCGGAGGCTCGAGAGCGTGCTCTTGAAAGGGCAATTTCCGAGAAATTTTCTGGTGCTTCCAGAGATGATGGAAGGAGGCAGAGCTTTTCAACCCAT GATCCACAGCAAAAAGGCTCATGTCCTCCCAGCAATTCAACTTACCCCAATTCTTCAAGTTCCGGTGGTATGTCATGTG CTCCCCACTCTACTGAGAAATTTGATGGAGCTAATGGCGAATCGGCTGAGAGGAGTAAAGCTGGGTCTGAGAGGCATCAAAGAATAGTAGAGCGTGCG GCTAAAGCTCTTGCAGAGAAGAATATGCGTGATTTTCTTGCACAGAAGGAGCAAGCAGATAGAAAT AGATTGGCAGAAGCACTTGATGCTGATGTTAAAAGGTGGTCAAGTGGGAAGGAAGGGAACTTGAGGGCACTGCTTTCGACGCTACAATAT ATCCTTGGGCCTGATAGTGGTTGGCAGCCAGTTCCTCTAACAGATATTATTACGACCAGTGCTGTAAAGAAAGCTTACCGCAAAGCTACTCTTTTTGTTCATCCTGACAAGTTGCAACAGCGGGGTGCAAGCATTCAGCAAAAGTACACGTGTGAAAAGGTTTTTGATCTTCTAAAG GAGGCTTGGAACAGGTTCAATGCTGAAGAAcggtaa
- the LOC132189644 gene encoding ornithine transcarbamylase, chloroplastic codes for MAAISGYSSPIASDKASLSSSRSISSGLHLRQSTRFPRKFSGISVSSPGSFPALRRRFSCQASSATSPPSPSVNGQDLKDFLHISDFDKATILKILGRALEVKALLKSGERTFLPFKGKTMAMIFAKPSMRTRVSFETGFFLLGGHAIYLGPDDIQMGKREETRDVARVLSGYNDIIMARVFAHQDILDLAKHATVPVVNGLTDYNHPCQIMADALTIIEHIGQLEGTKVVYVGDGNNIVHSWLLMAAVIPFHFVCACPKGFEPDEKTVEKARKAGISKIEITNDPKEAVRGADVVYSDVWASMGQKEEAAHRRQVFQGFQVDENLMKLAGPKAFFMHCLPAERGVEVTDGVVEAPNSIVFPQAENRMHAQNAIMLHLLGL; via the exons ATGGCGGCAATCTCCGGTTACTCTTCTCCGATAGCGTCAGACAAGGCCTCTCTCTCATCCTCACGTTCGATTTCCTCCGGTCTCCATCTCCGGCAATCAACGCGGTTCCCCCGAAAATTTTCAGGAATTTCCGTGTCTTCTCCGGGGAGCTTTCCGGCTCTCCGGAGACGGTTCTCGTGTCAGGCCTCCTCCGCTACTTCGCCACCTTCGCCGTCCGTCAATGGCCAAG ATCTGAAGGATTTTCTGCACATTAGTGATTTTGACAAAGCCACTATTTTGAAGATCTTAGGCCGGGCTTTAGAAGTCAAGGCCTTGCTCAAATCAGGAGAGAGGACATTTCTCCCATTCAAGGGGAAGACAATGGCAATGATCTTTGCAAAGCCATCCATGAGAACACGGGTTTCTTTTGAGACTGGGTTTTTCTTGCTTGGAGGCCATGCAATATATTTGGGGCCTGATGATATTCAGATGGGTAAGCGGGAGGAAACTCGTGATGTCGCTCGTGTTTTGTCTGGCTATAATGACATTATCATGGCACGTGTCTTTGCTCATCAG GACATTCTTGACCTAGCTAAACATGCAACTGTCCCTGTCGTTAACGGCCTGACGGACTACAACCATCCTTGCCAGATAATGGCAGATGCCCTCACTATTATTGAACATATCGGCCAGTTGGAAGGAACCAAG GTCGTCTATGTAGGAGATGGAAATAACATTGTGCACTCTTGGTTATTAATGGCAGCAGTTATCCCCTTCCATTTTGTTTGTGCATGTCCTAAAGGTTTTGAACCAGATGAGAAAACAGTTGAGAAGGCACGAAAGGCTGGAATCAGTAAGATCGAAATAACTAATGATCCAAAGGAAGCTGTTAGAGGAGCCGATGTTGTCTACTCAGATGTGTGGGCCAGCATGGGGCAAAAAGAGGAAGCTGCCCATCGACGTCAAGTGTTTCAAGGCTTTCAG GTGGACGAAAATCTTATGAAGTTGGCAGGCCCAAAGGCTTTCTTCATGCATTGTTTACCAGCAGAAAGAGGAGTGGAGGTGACTGATGGAGTTGTTGAAGCTCCAAATTCCATTGTTTTCCCACAAGCTGAGAATCGGATGCATGCACAGAATGCTATAATGCTTCATCTGCTTGGCTTGTAA
- the LOC132189359 gene encoding auxilin-like protein 1 isoform X2 codes for MEYQVSSATLSKKLSNGHSLRSKSVYDGVLSAPSSKLRAPSFSSRVQDYGEIFGGPEASRASTIPFLDVPALNGRSISVDVRSSKLDYSTVFGGFGGLDFAVSYEELVSEPKKRKGFSEKARGPGERATPLEGADPSDCQEKNQMCSNEATYESFDGAKKFSMSYNKINQGGKNGTNGTTHIAQLHAVPGYTRLIDEITPSHMTGSNKPVSSAVNDAYLTKKSSEGVTEGVRSTKAVKDLSAGGASKKKSKGGVALQNKSDYCGSDSIDMLFGAYEYGHGHSKKVSPSSSPLPNSCNTKGDSESSMASKFGVSGIDNEGAGCASSPPYFDEEVDANSFAAASVAALKKAIEEAQASMKIVKESMARKKEGLQNCGKLSSNHGLKDKQRKEGKVTDKVNRSKAKNNSEIYEKEDAPLQVSAGTREQNGMRAGHPTPDFRVGEKTFGNKAALREACERELKSTQADHRQEAAKVWDAGNKANRSKGKKDLEICESEDDPVQVSAGTREQSGMRAGHLTPDFEVREKSFGTQAALGETCERVLRSTQADHMQEAAKVRDAVDKANRSNEKKDLEICEREDDPMQVSAGTREQNGMTAGHLTPDFGVREKPFGTKAALGETCESVLRSTQADHKQEAGKVRDVVEQIFGLVKRGIQKVRMSEFEQADNIKKEGFENTEEFRERTNTIKEAHKQDDIKRKINAVKGAVESEEHEGELKSAQQVHDQEENEKRLRVAREQEDSEKKVKAIHEQEIYEEKLTDFQDPINYEGNIETQGFEENEDMKGQMEAQEWVENEKKVKETCEEEEQEDAHYGEETEKRLDKVHEHPRIEMRFNDFHDEEENGKSLKENGELEGNEKPQEAGENETLLKGSAYQSEEKDKRQKETYESIETERTQIEIDQSAEDEKKFEVVQEALNYKNNLEIADDQCKQDESENPNKNQEASRHIENDEDVELILEVAAHEKNGSTIEVNQDSIKQEESGKELQPVKDEKTVKVAEEALYHENNLNAADDICKQDIRENLSENQEACIHIENDEYVEFIFEVAAHEENGSIIEVKNGSTIELNKAPIEQEENGIIELETVKDEKTVKVVEEALYNENNIETIDDGCKQDESENLSESQESSRHVENDKYAEATLEVSSHEENRSTMKVNTASFEHKENGHESEAVKKANDMEDKEILETVGFPQDTFRLTEMKCQMADTIETTAFDLDGVDSVESEMSFGQKQNEQHAEEHKEVCNLGRNIEELDSELGKIYENIKEVEVAADQEEDQKDSMSFHEERWVDGGNKVKAAQLPSMFEGEGESVETAEEIKITRTTENYEQNHQSNMTMEEKESNDTLQKEVELEKQQYKKIDEVKKREREREREKMVVERAIREARERAFAEARERAERAAAERASVEARRRVMAEAREKLGKTSAEANEKSPAEKSAMEAKLKAERAAVERATAEARERALERAISEKFSGASRDDGRRQSFSTHDPQQKGSCPPSNSTYPNSSSSGGMSCAPHSTEKFDGANGESAERSKAGSERHQRIVERAAKALAEKNMRDFLAQKEQADRNRLAEALDADVKRWSSGKEGNLRALLSTLQYILGPDSGWQPVPLTDIITTSAVKKAYRKATLFVHPDKLQQRGASIQQKYTCEKVFDLLKEAWNRFNAEER; via the exons ATGGAGTACCAAGTTTCCTCTGCTACTCTCTCCAAGAAACTCTCCAACGGCCATAGCTTGAGGTCAAAATCAGTGTACGACGGCGTTTTATCTGCTCCGTCGTCGAAGTTGAGGGCTCCGAGCTTTTCGTCTCGGGTTCAAGACTACGGCGAGATATTCGGTGGCCCCGAAGCTTCGCGAGCCTCTACGATTCCTTTTCTCGACGTTCCGGCGTTGAATGGACGAAGCATTTCGGTCGACGTTCGGAGCTCCAAGCTCGATTACTCAACGGTTTTCGGTGGCTTTGGAGGATTAGATTTTGCGGTATCTTACGAGGAACTCGTCTCTGAgccaaagaaaaggaaaggttTTTCGGAGAAAGCGCG GGGTCCAGGCGAAAGAGCAACCCCTTTGGAAGGAGCAGATCCTTCTGATTGTCAAGAAAAGAATCAGATGTGTTCAAATGAAGCAACTTATGAGTCATTTGATGGTGCGAAGAAGTTCAGCATGTCatacaataaaatcaatcaAGGAGGTAAAAATGGAACCAATGGGACAACCCACATAGCTCAGCTTCATGCTGTTCCTGGTTATACGCGTTTAATTGATGAAATCACTCCATCGCACATGACCGGCAGCAATAAACCAGTATCTTCTGCAGTAAATGATGCTTATCTTACCAAAAAGTCCAGTGAAGGGGTAACTGAAGGCGTGCGCTCCACAAAAGCTGTGAAAGATCTTTCTGCTGGTGGTGCTAGCAAAAAGAAGTCTAAAGGTGGTGTTGCACTTCAAAATAAATCTGATTACTGTGGGTCCGATTCAATTGATATGTTATTTGGTGCATATGAATATGGCCATGGACATTCTAAGAAAGTCTCGCCATCTTCAAGCCCACTGCCCAACTCATGTAATACCAAGGGTGATTCTGAGAGTTCAATGGCCTCTAAGTTTGGTGTTTCTGGAATTGATAATGAAGGTGCTGGATGTGCTTCTTCACCACCATACTTTGATGAGGAAGTAGATGCAAATTCATTTGCTGCTGCCTCTGTGGCTGCTTTGAAAAAGGCAATAGAGGAGGCTCAAGCAAGTATGAAAATTGTAAAAGAATCAATGGCCAGAAAGAAGGAAGGCCTTCAAAATTGTGGGAAGTTGAGCTCTAATCATGGCCTGAAAGATAAACAGAGAAAGGAGGGTAAAGTAACAGACAAGGTAAACAGATCCAAAGCGAAAAATAATTCGGAGATATATGAAAAAGAGGATGCTCCACTGCAAGTTTCTGCTGGTACAAGAGAGCAGAATGGGATGAGAGCAGGCCACCCAACTCCAGACTTCAGAGTCGGGGAGAAAACTTTTGGCAATAAAGCTGCTTTACGAGAAGCTTGTGAGAGGGAATTGAAATCAACTCAAGCAGATCATAGGCAGGAAGCAGCAAAAGTGTGGGATGCAGGGAACAAAGCAAACAGATCCAAAGGGAAGAAGGATTTAGAGATATGTGAAAGTGAGGATGATCCAGTGCAAGTTTCTGCTGGTACGAGAGAGCAGAGTGGGATGAGAGCAGGCCACCTAACTCCAGACTTTGAAGTCAGGGAGAAATCTTTTGGCACTCAAGCAGCTTTAGGAGAAACTTGTGAGAGGGTATTGAGATCAACTCAAGCAGATCATATGCAGGAAGCGGCAAAAGTGAGGGATGCAGTGGACAAGGCAAACAGATCCAACGAGAAGAAGGATTTAGAGATATGTGAAAGAGAGGATGATCCTATGCAAGTTTCCGCTGGTACGAGAGAGCAGAATGGGATGACAGCAGGCCACCTAACTCCAGACTTTGGAGTCAGGGAGAAACCTTTTGGCACTAAAGCTGCTTTAGGAGAAACTTGTGAGAGTGTATTGAGATCAACTCAAGCAGATCATAAGCAGGAAGCAGGAAAAGTACGGGATGTAGTGGAACAAATCTTTGGACTTGTCAAGAGAGGTAtacaaaaagtaagaatgtcAGAGTTTGAGCAGGCAGACAATATAAAGAAAGAAGGCTTTGAGAATACAGAAGAATTTAGGGAGAGAACAAATACAATTAAAGAGGCTCATAAGCAGGATGACATCAAGAGGAAAATAAATGCAGTTAAAGGGGCAGTTGAAAGTGAAGAACATGAAGGCGAATTAAAATCAGCTCAACAGGTTCATGATcaggaagaaaatgagaagagaTTAAGAGTTGCTCGAGAGCAGGAAGACTCTGAGAAGAAAGTTAAAGCAATCCATGAACAGGAAATATATGAAGAGAAACTAACAGATTTTCAGGACCCAATAAATTATGAGGGAAACATTGAGACCCAAGGGTTTGAGGAAAATGAAGACATGAAGGGGCAGATGGAGGCTCAGGAATGGgtagaaaatgagaagaaagtAAAAGAGACTTGTGAGGAGGAAGAACAAGAGGATGCGCACTATGGGGAAGAAACCGAAAAGAGGTTAGACAAAGTTCATGAGCATCCAAGAATTGAGATGAGATTTAATGACTTCCATGATGAGGAAGAAAATGGGAAGAGTCTTAAAGAGAATGGTGAGTTGGAGGGAAATGAGAAGCCTCAAGAGGCTGGAGAAAATGAGACGTTACTTAAAGGGTCTGCTTATCAGAgtgaagaaaaagataagagaCAAAAGGAGACTTACGAATCGATAGAAACTGAGAGAACACAAATAGAGATTGATCAGAGTgcagaagatgagaagaaattTGAAGTGGTCCAAGAAGCTCTTAATTACAAGAACAATCTTGAGATAGCTGATGATCAATGTAAGCAGGACGAAAGTGAGaacccaaacaaaaatcaagaagcCAGTAGACATATAGAAAATGATGAAGATgtggaattaattttagaggTAGCTGCACATGAAAAGAATGGCAGTACAATTGAAGTAAATCAGGATTCCATTAAACAGGAGGAGAGTGGAAAAGAGTTGCAACCAGTTAAAGATGAAAAGACGGTGAAAGTGGCTGAAGAAGCTCTTTATCATGAGAACAATCTTAATGCTGCTGATGACATATGTAAGCAGGACATAAGGGAGAACCTAAGTGAAAATCAGGAAGCCTGTATACATatagaaaatgatgaatatGTGGAATTTATTTTTGAGGTAGCTGCCCATGAAGAGAATGGGAGCATAATTGAAGTAAAGAATGGGAGTACAATTGAGCTAAATAAAGCTCCTATTGAACAGGAGGAGAATGGAATAATAGAGTTGGAAACAGTTAAAGATGAAAAGACGGTGAAAGTGGTCGAAGAAGCTCTTTATAATGAAAACAATATTGAGACCATTGATGATGGATGTAAGCAGGATGAAAGTGAGAACCTAAGTGAAAGTCAGGAATCCAGTAGACATGTAGAAAACGATAAATATGCAGAAGCAACTCTAGAGGTATCTTCCCATGAAGAGAACAGGAGTACAATGAAAGTAAATACAGCTTCCTTTGAACACAAAGAGAATGGGCACGAATCAGAAGCAGTTAAAAAGGCAAACGACATGGAAGATAAGGAAATACTTGAAACAGTTGGTTTTCCTCAAGATACCTTTAGACTCACTGAGATGAAGTGTCAAATGGCAGATACAATAGAGACTACTGCTTTTGACTTGGATGGGGTAGATTCCGTTGAAAGTGAAATGAGCTTTGGGCAAAAGCAAAATGAACAACATGCAGAAGAACACAAAGAAGTGTGCAATCTAGGAAGGAACATTGAAGAATTGGATTCTGAACTGGGTAAAATCTATGAGAACATCAAGGAAGTTGAAGTTGCTGCAGATCAGGAAGAAGACCAGAAGGACTCCATGTCCTTTCACGAGGAGAGATGGGTTGATGGTGGAAACAAGGTGAAAGCAGCTCAGCTTCCTAGCATGTTTGAAGGGGAAGGTGAAAGTGTGGAAACAGCCGAGGAGATCAAAATAACCCGGACTACAGAAAACTATGAGCAGAATCATCAATCAAACATGACAATGGAAGAGAAGGAAAGCAATGATACTCTGCAAAAGGAAGTGGAGTTGGAAAAGCAAcagtataaaaaaatagatgaagtgaaaaagagggaaagggaaagagaaagagagaagatggttGTTGAAAGAGCCATCCGTGAAGCTCGTGAAAGAGCATTTGCTGAAGCCCGAGAAAGAGCAGAAAGGGCTGCTGCTGAGAGAGCCTCTGTTGAAGCTCGTCGAAGGGTAATGGCAGAGGCTCGAGAAAAGTTGGGGAAGACTTCTGCAGAGGCTAATGAAAAGTCGCCAGCTGAGAAGTCTGCTATGGAAGCCAAACTTAAAGCTGAACGTGCCGCTGTAGAGAGAGCAACAGCGGAGGCTCGAGAGCGTGCTCTTGAAAGGGCAATTTCCGAGAAATTTTCTGGTGCTTCCAGAGATGATGGAAGGAGGCAGAGCTTTTCAACCCAT GATCCACAGCAAAAAGGCTCATGTCCTCCCAGCAATTCAACTTACCCCAATTCTTCAAGTTCCGGTGGTATGTCATGTG CTCCCCACTCTACTGAGAAATTTGATGGAGCTAATGGCGAATCGGCTGAGAGGAGTAAAGCTGGGTCTGAGAGGCATCAAAGAATAGTAGAGCGTGCG GCTAAAGCTCTTGCAGAGAAGAATATGCGTGATTTTCTTGCACAGAAGGAGCAAGCAGATAGAAAT AGATTGGCAGAAGCACTTGATGCTGATGTTAAAAGGTGGTCAAGTGGGAAGGAAGGGAACTTGAGGGCACTGCTTTCGACGCTACAATAT ATCCTTGGGCCTGATAGTGGTTGGCAGCCAGTTCCTCTAACAGATATTATTACGACCAGTGCTGTAAAGAAAGCTTACCGCAAAGCTACTCTTTTTGTTCATCCTGACAAGTTGCAACAGCGGGGTGCAAGCATTCAGCAAAAGTACACGTGTGAAAAGGTTTTTGATCTTCTAAAG GAGGCTTGGAACAGGTTCAATGCTGAAGAAcggtaa